Proteins co-encoded in one Setaria viridis chromosome 9, Setaria_viridis_v4.0, whole genome shotgun sequence genomic window:
- the LOC117840252 gene encoding uncharacterized protein: MCSCTAVAHQQISARTDPDGRLLRRRIQCAHAAAMDMGVESREKSPAEAGGAAPAAGAGTGNTAGSGGGRKHLSSIANHVLRQCSLTLGRSVNDLVADFELGLKTAAVDNYSRKLVEFCSLQALQIITSHDIGEKISEGSLSRFTFDMMLAWETPTPSDQQITMESVAKEREDRKEPLGANEAVMGDETSLFYSDMMPLLVNEEPTVGEEAYVWFGSVFPLACDVVNARFTFEALTATTANRLHYPAYDKFLKEMDKSFKFLQNLPTPTGIEFAEDEFILHMEGTAGTQRVVRHIGTSSWPGRVTLTNKALYFEASGNFSYESAIKVDLSDTGIQHQINTASTGPFGVPLFDKAIVFESLSEPLVLEFPEMTSSTRRDMWLTLIREVIFIHRFISMYNLESPIHKWEVHSRIILGVIRLHAAREMLRMSPPSPSSFLVFSLYDDLPKGDFVLEQLASNLKQTSTITRLSASYVFKGLSKSSYVIPLSAEIAKDHDTDSSGHEQPLASLENKIDQAKDEAREVTAANAAIEGMQEEGITDSLLVLVGLVGPIGKLRPLVQQIISWERPFVTGSVLAVTLLTIYNEWFNYMLAASLILAVGVMVWARQRKIGKICSEVIIDTSSDKTTMESIVEAQQSLRKVHEYIKTANVVILRLWSIALARSPKHTETMIWMLTGSAVVAAVIPFKFILIGLAAGGFVANTRVAKAVSNPQGGRRWREWWESIPAVPVRTVDKNEL, from the exons ATGTGCTCATGCACGGCCGTGGCGCACCAACAAATAAGCGCACGCACAGACCCCGATGGACGACTTCTCCGCAGACGCATCCAGTGCGCCCACGCCGCAGCCATGGACATGGGCGTCGAGAGCCGGGAGAAGTCGCCGGCCGAAGCTGGAggggccgcgccggcggcgggtgccGGCACGGGGAAcacggcgggcagcggcggcgggcggaagcacctctcctccatcgccaaccacGTGCTCCGGCAATGTTCCCT GACATTGGGCAGGAGTGTTAATGATTTGGTCGCAGACTTCGAGTTGGGCTTAAAGACTGCTGCAGTTGACAACTACTCAAGAAAACTAGTTGAGTTTTGTAGTCTTCAGGCCCTGCAAATCATCACATCTCATGATATAGGAGAAAAGATAAGTGAGGGATCGCTTAGTCGATTCACTTTTGATATGATGCTAGCTTGGGAAACCCCCACTCCTTCGGATCAACAGATTACCATG GAGAGCGTAGCAAAAGAAAGGGAAGATAGAAAGGAGCCACTTGGAGCAAATGAAGCTGTGATGGGTGATGAGACTTCATTGTTCTATTCAGATATGATGCCTCTTCTT GTGAACGAAGAGCCAACTGTTGGAGAAGAAGCATACGTGTGGTTTGGTTCTGTATTCCCTTTGGCTTGTGACGTGGTCAATGCTCGATTCACTTTTGAAGCTCTCACTGCTACCACAGCTAACAGGCTGCATTATCCTGCTTATGACAAATTCCTGAAAGAAATGGATAA GTCATTCAAGTTCTTGCAAAATTTGCCAACTCCAACTGGAATTGAATTTGCTGAAGATGAATTCATTTTGCACATGGAGGGGACAGCAGGAACACAAAGGGTAGTGAGGCACATTGGAACCAGTAGTTGGCCAG GTCGAGTGACTCTGACAAACAAGGCACTATATTTTGAGGCTTCTGGAAATTTTTCATATGAATCAGCTATTAAGGTTGATCTTTCAGACACTGGAATTCAACACCAAATTAACACGGCTTCAACAGGCCCTTTTGGCGTGCCTTTGTTTGACAAAGCCATTGTGTTTGAGTCACT ATCAGAACCTCTGGTTTTGGAATTCCCCGAGATGACTAGCTCAACAAGGCGCGATATGTGGCTTACTCTGATAAGAGAAGTTATCTTTATTCATCGTTTTATATCAATGTACAACCTAGAATCTCCGATTCACAAATGGGAGGTCCACTCTAGAATTATATTGGGGGTAATAAGGCTCCATGCTGCAAGAGAGATGCTAAGGATGTCACCGCCGTCCCCTTCTAGCTTCCTAGTGTTCTCACTGTATGACGACCTGCCTAAAGGTGATTTTGTACTTGAACAACTAGCGAGCAACCTGAAACAGACCTCCACCATTACTCGATTGAGTGCATCCTATGTGTTCAAGGGTTTAAGCAAATCTTCTTATGTGATACCCTTGAGTGCGGAGATAGCAAAAGATCATGATACAGACTCCAGTGGCCACGAGCAGCCCCTGGCATCCCTAGAAAACAAGATTGATCAAGCGAAAGATGAGGCCAGGGAAGTCACCGCTGCCAATGCTGCCATTGAAGGGATGCAGGAGGAAGGCATCACTGATAGCCTTCTTGTACTGGTG GGGTTGGTCGGTCCCATTGGCAAATTGCGTCCATTGGTCCAGCAGATAATCTCGTGGGAGCGACCGTTTGTCACTGGCAGTGTCCTTGCTGTAACTTTGCTAACCATATACAA TGAGTGGTTCAATTATATGTTAGCCGCATCCCTGATACTGGCAGTTGGCGTGATGGTTTGGGCTAGGCAAAGAAAGATCGGCAAGATATGCTCGGAAGTGATCATCGACACTTCATCGGACAAGACTACAATGGAGAGCATAGTGGAAGCACAGCAAAGCCTGAGGAAAGTGCACGAGTACATCAAGACGGCAAACGTGGTCATCCTCAGGCTGTGGTCGATCGCGCTAGCGAGGTCGCCAAAG CACACAGAGACAATGATATGGATGCTGACCGGGtccgcggtggtggcggccgtgatCCCGTTCAAGTTCATCCTGATCGGGCTGGCGGCTGGCGGCTTCGTGGCGAACACGAGGGTCGCGAAGGCCGTGTCGAACCCgcagggcggccggcggtggagggagtGGTGGGAGTCCATCCCTGCCGTCCCGGTTCGGACAGTTGACAAGAACGAGCTGTGA
- the LOC117838172 gene encoding protein RRP6-like 1, translating into MDGPEGVKGREDAAPGREAGDPEEAGDGFQLVSHDKKKKRASGQEGGGSAGSGAFLGAGSVRALTQDKGGAPAPGTKAKVPFHDPTIPRPQEVYKIIVDNYKPFEHVWLERSEDGTRCVHPLEKLPVEQFVDRNVPESEPLKPADLEDTPFTLVEDHKGLMELAKKLKSVTEFAVDLEHNQYRSFQGLTCLMQISTRTEDFIVDTLKLRIYIGLYLQEPFKDPTKRKVMHGADRDIMWLQRDFHIYICNLFDTGQASRVLQMERNSLEYLLLRFCGVTAKKEYQNADWRSRPLPDEMIKYAREDTHYLLYIYDLMKQRLQRESTPENDLLLEVHKRSNEICLQFYEKELLTDTSYLHIYGLQEHELNSKQLAVVAALHGWRDRLARQEDESTGYVLPNKALIEIAKQMPTDTGHLKRIVKSKYPFVERSLDEIAYTVWNALEYSYAFEGIAEQLKKERSEQLALKSVQASDETTLLDVDSDKSNIGTADQSSVAPSSTANVSVASGSGAGFMNETAMIDSIHLDDNTRTTSTKNFKTLSGLTRPINKDVLSNNRYQQATQELKRPTLGALGNSEPGRQTEIFGGFSKEQFQGGSNVENFRSSVLPFQQFSDGVKHSAAIGPTESFYPNTGMHSDNVWIQSTQMNEAMQLSNATYYPQLPGYSTEVVGNHYEPEGMQMSSYLSGFEPTFQSISQSTGTGLLPGRNKEGNFQNPMRRQSYPPSSNRYDRPYQ; encoded by the exons ATGGACGGGCCCGAAGGCGTGAAGGGGAGAGAGGACGCGGCGCCGGGCCGCGAGGCCGGCGACCCCGAGGAGGCGGGGGACGGGTTCCAGCTCGTCTCGCatgacaagaagaagaagagggccagCGGCCAGGAGGGTGGCGGGAGTGCTGGCTCCGGCGCCTTTCTCGGTGCGGGGTCGGTGCGGGCGTTGACCCAGGACAAGGGaggcgcgcccgcgccgggGACGAAGGCGAAGGTGCCCTTCCACGATCCGACCATCCCCCGGCCGCAGGAGGTGTACAAGATCATAGTGGATAACTACAAACCGTTCGAGCATGTCTGGCTAGAGCGCAGCGAGGACGGCACCCGGTGTGTTCACCCGCTG GAAAAACTGCCTGTTGAACAGTTTGTTGACAGAAATGTTCCTGAGAGTGAACCATTGAAGCCAGCTGATTTAGAGGATACACCATTTACGCTGGTTGAGGATCACAAAGGCTTGATGGAATTAGCTAAAAAGCTGAAGAGTGTAACTGAGTTTGCT GTGGATTTGGAGCACAATCAATATAGGTCATTTCAAGGTTTGACCTGCTTGATGCAGATTTCAACCAGAACAGAAGACTTTATTGTGGACACTCTTAAGCTTCGCATATACATTGGTCTCTACTTGCAAGAACCTTTTAAAGATCCAACCAAGAGAAAG GTAATGCATGGTGCGGATCGTGATATAATGTGGCTCCAACGGGATTTCCACATTTACATATGCAATCTTTTTGACACAGGACAG GCTTCGAGGGTCTTACAGATGGAGAGAAACAGCCTAGAATACCTATTGCTTCGCTTTTGTGGAGTGACAGCAAAGAAGGA ATATCAAAATGCAGACTGGAGGTCGAGGCCACTTCCTGATGAAATGATCAA GTATGCTAGAGAAGATACACACTACCTGCTGTACATATACGACTTAATGAAACAGAGACTACAAAGGGAGTCGACACCTGAAAATGATCTTCTTCTAGAG GTTCATAAGCGCAGTAATGAAATTTGCTTACAGTTCTATGAAAAGGAGCTGCTGACAGATACATCCTATCTCCACATATATGG GTTGCAGGAACACGAACTGAATTCAAAACAGCTGGCTGTTGTTGCT GCTTTGCATGGGTGGAGAGATCGTTTAGCTCGTCAAGAAGATGAGAGCACTGGCTATGTATTGCCAAATAAGGCTTTAATTGAGATAG CAAAGCAGATGCCTACAGATACTGGGCATTTAAAAAGAATAGTAAAATCGAAATATCCATTTGTTGAGCGCAGTCTCGACGAAATTGCTTACACTGTTTGGAATGCGCTTGAATATTCTTATGCATTTGAAGGAATAGCTGAGCAACTAAAGAAGGAACGGTCAGAACAG TTGGCACTGAAAAGTGTTCAGGCCAGTGATGAAACAACTCTTTTGGATGTTGACAGTGATAAGAGTAATATTGGTACAGCCGATCAGTCTTCTGTGGCTCCTTCATCAACTGCAAATGTCAGTGTTGCTTCTGGCAGTGGGGCTGGTTTTATGAATGAAACAGCCATGATCGACAGCATCCACCTAGACGACAATACTCGAACCACATCAACTAAGAACTTCAAGACCTTGTCAGGCCTTACCAGACCAATTAATAAGGATGTCCTGAGCAATAATAGATATCAGCAG GCTACTCAAGAACTGAAGAGACCCACTTTAGGAGCTTTAGGAAATTCAGAACCTGGAAGACAGACAGAAATTTTTGGAGGGTTTTCTAAGGAGCAG TTTCAGGGTGGGAGCAATGTGGAGAACTTTAGATCTTCTGTCCTTCCTTTCCAGCAGTTCTCTGATGGGGTGAAACATTCAGCTGCTATTGGCCCCACGGAATCATTTTATCCAAATACTGGAATGCACAGTGACAATGTTTGGATTCAATCAACTCAGATGAATGAAGCGATGCAGCTGAGCAACGCTACTTACTACCCACAGCTTCCAGGATATAGCACTGAAGTTGTAGGGAACCATTATGAACCTGAAGGCATGCAGATGTCCAGCTACCTGTCTGGTTTTGAGCCCACCTTTCAATCAATAAGCCAAAGTACAGGAACAGGACTACTTCCTGGTAGAAATAAGGAAGGAAATTTCCAGAATCCGATGAGACGGCAATCTTACCCGCCTTCTAGTAACAGATATGATAGACCATACCAGTAG
- the LOC117838174 gene encoding DEAD-box ATP-dependent RNA helicase 38 has product MADKASPEKKSWADVEEEEEAKVKAEAAAAAAASSSSSTSEPAVEAQAKQIEALSLAPPEDDAAGEEAPPLLDDSDDAQIQAVTSGGTVYESATTFEDLKLSPELLKGLHDEMGFSRPSKIQAITLPMILTPPYKDLVAQAHNGSGKTTCFVLGMLSRVDPNRRIPQAICICPTRELAQQNKAVLMRMGKFTGITCACAIPPAQKDYVPVSKMPPINDQIVIGTSGTLIKWITNKKVATREIKILVFDEADHMLAEDGFRSDSERIMRDIQRSAGGCQVLLFSATFNERVKDFVTRVIKDGNQIFVKKEELTLEKVKQYKVQVPDEAAKIEVIRDKIFEFGQKVGQVIIFVRTKQSTKNVHNALTREDYVCSSIQGSLDQAEREKIIQEFKDGYTKVLISTDVLARGFDQAQVNLVINYDMPIKFGTRDEPDYEVYLHRIGRAGRFGRKGAVFNMLCGETDNVVMKKIENYFQHQVPEVRNWKNEEDFETALKDAGLL; this is encoded by the exons ATGGCCGACAAGGCGTCTCCGGAGAAGAAGTCGTGGGCCGAcgtcgaggaagaggaggaggccaagGTAAAGGCggaggctgccgcggcggcggcggcgtcctcgtcctcctccacctccgagccggcggtggaggcgcagGCCAAGCAGATCGAGGCGCTCTCCCTCGCCCCGCCGGaggacgacgccgccggcgaagaGGCCCCGCCTCTACTTGATGACTCTGACGATGCGCAAATCCAAGCC GTGACTTCGGGCGGCACGGTGTATGAGTCGGCCACCACGTTCGAGGATCTGAAGCTGTCGCCCGAGCTGCTCAAGGGGCTGCACGACGAAATGGGTTTCAGCCGCCCGAGCAAGATCCAGGCGATCACCCTCCCCATGATCCTCACGCCGCCTTACAAGGACCTCGTTGCGCAGGCGCACAACGGCTCCGGCAAGACCACCTGCTTCGTCCTTGGCATGCTCAGCCGCGTGGATCCCAACCGCAGGATCCCCCAGGCCATCTGCATTTGCCCAACTAGGGAGCTCGCCCAGCAG AATAAGGCGGTTCTCATGAGGATGGGCAAGTTTACTGGCATTACATGTGCATGTGCGATCCCACCAGCTCAAAAAGATTATGTGCCAGTCTCCAAGATGCCACCAATTAATGACCAGATTGTGATCGGCACATCTGGGACACTCATCAAGTGGATTACCAATAAGAAGGTGGCCACAAGGGAAATCAAAATACTTGTGTTTGATGAGGCGGATCATATGCTTGCTGAG GATGGCTTTAGGAGTGATTCTGAAAGGATCATGAGGGATATACAAAGAAGCGCTGGTGGTTGTCAG GTGCTTCTCTTTTCTGCAACCTTCAATGAGAGAGTGAAAGATTTTGTAACAAGGGTCATTAAGGATGGAAATCAAATATTCGTTAAGAAGGAAGAGCTTACTTTGGAAAAAGTGAAGCAATACAAAGTTCAAGTCCCTGATGAGGCGGCAAAAATAGAGGTTATAAGGGACAAGATCTTTGAGTTTGGACAAAAAGTTGGCCAGGTTATCATATTTGTTAGAACAAAGCAAAGTACTAAGAATGTTCACAATGCTTTGACAAGAGAGGACTATGTGTGCTCCTCAATTCAAGGATCCCTTGACCAAGCAGAGAGGGAAAAGATAATACAGGAATTCAAAGATGGGTACACTAAGGTTCTTATATCAACTGATGTTCTTGCTCGTGGTTTTGACCAAGCACAG GTCAACCTGGTTATCAACTATGACATGCCAATCAAATTTGGGACAAGAGATGAGCCTGATTATGAGGTGTACTTACACAGAATTGGCAGAGCTGGGCGCTTCGGCCGGAAAG GTGCTGTGTTCAACATGCTATGTGGTGAAACAGATAATGTTGTGATGAAGAAGATTGAGAACTACTTCCAGCACCAAGTACCTGAG GTGCGAAATTGGAAAAATGAGGAAGATTTTGAGACTGCACTCAAGGATGCAGGTTTACTATGA
- the LOC117838175 gene encoding phosphoserine aminotransferase 1, chloroplastic yields the protein MAAAAATTPHSLLLQRPTTPAAPRASSASSLRLPARAAKISCAAVAAPSASSPVAGAGDRGVYNFAAGPATLPLNVLERAQAELVNYHGSGMSIMEMSHRGKEFDAAIKKAEADLRALLAVPDTHAVLFLQGGATTQFAAVPLNLCAGPTDPADFVVSGSWSDKAFKEAKKFSAASVAWSGKDGKYTALPPFDAIKQNPEARFLHICSNETIHGVEFKDYPVPQNKSGILVADMSSNFCSKPVDVSRFGVIYAGAQKNVGPSGVTIAIVRKDLIGNAQPITPVMLDFKTHADNASLYNTPPCFAIYICGLVFEDLLAQGGLAEVEKKNAHKAGILYDTIDASGGYYICPVEKSVRSLMNVPFTLAKGPDFEKQFIAEAAKEGMVQLKGHRSVGGVRASIYNAMPLAGVEKLVAFMKDFQARNP from the coding sequence atggccgccgccgccgccaccacgccgcactccctcctcctccagcgccccacgaccccggccgcgccgagggcctcctccgcctcctccctgcGCCTCCCCGCGCGAGCCGCCAAGATCTCctgcgcggcggtggcggcgccgtcggcgtcCTCCCCCGTCGCCGGGGCCGGGGACCGGGGCGTCTACAACTTCGCGGCGGGCCCGGCGACGCTCCCGCTCAACGTCCTCGAGCGGGCGCAGGCGGAGCTCGTCAACTACCACGGCTCCGGGATGAGCATCATGGAAATGAGCCACCGCGGGAAGGAGTTCGACGCCGCCATCAAGAAGGCCGAGGCCGACCTCCGCGCGCTCCTCGCCGTGCCCGACACCCACGCCGTGCTCTTCCTCCAGGGCGGCGCCACCACGCAGTTCGCCGCCGTGCCCCTCAACCTCTGTGCCGGCCCCACCGACCCCGCCGACTTCGTCGTCTCGGGCTCCTGGAGCGACAAGGCCTTCAAGGAGGCCAAGAAGttctccgccgcctccgtcgcctgGTCCGGCAAGGACGGCAAGTACACCGCCCTCCCGCCCTTCGACGCCATCAAGCAGAACCCGGAGGCAAGGTTCCTCCACATCTGCTCCAACGAGACCATCCACGGCGTCGAGTTCAAGGACTACCCGGTGCCGCAGAACAAGTCCGGCATCCTCGTCGCCGACATGTCCTCCAACTTTTGCTCCAAGCCCGTCGACGTCTCCCGCTTCGGCGTCATCTACGCCGGCGCGCAGAAGAACGTCGGCCCCTCGGGGGTCACCATCGCCATCGTGCGCAAGGACCTCATCGGCAACGCGCAGCCCATCACGCCGGTCATGCTCGACTTCAAGACGCACGCCGACAACGCCTCGCTCTACAACACCCCGCCCTGCTTCGCCATCTACATCTGCGGTCTCGTCTTCGAGGACCTGCTCGCCCAGGGCGGCCTCGCGGAGGTCGAGAAGAAGAACGCCCACAAGGCGGGCATCCTGTATGACACCATTGACGCCAGCGGCGGGTACTACATCTGCCCAGTGGAGAAGTCAGTGCGGTCGTTGATGAACGTGCCCTTCACTCTGGCCAAGGGGCCGGATTTTGAGAAGCAATTCATCGCCGAGGCGGCCAAGGAGGGCATGGTGCAGCTCAAGGGACACAGGTCAGTTGGTGGCGTGCGCGCATCCATCTACAATGCCATGCCGCTCGCCGGCGTGGAGAAGCTTGTCGCCTTCATGAAGGATTTCCAAGCTAGGAACCCTTGA